One Globicephala melas chromosome 17, mGloMel1.2, whole genome shotgun sequence DNA window includes the following coding sequences:
- the C17H8orf33 gene encoding UPF0488 protein C8orf33 homolog: MAAPGHPARETSAAPGHPTCSDAASRAKKQKKKKKTRNGASAANGGGKATESPASEEAPLSAEAQAEQLARELAWCVEKLELGLKMQRPTPKQKEQALGAIRTLRSRRTPLPRKRQLMHSLFGDYRAQMEAEWCVALRALRTAAHSVQVQPVGEAARKKSQRVCRPRLTGRAKDTRDTPDEEFRFNFF, translated from the exons ATGgcg GCTCCAGGACATCCTGCTCGGGAGACATCGGCAGCCCCAG GGCACCCTACGTGCAGTGACGCTGCCTCCAGggccaagaaacaaaagaagaagaagaaaacccgGAATGGGGCCTCTGCGGCTAATGGAGGCGGGAAAGCCACAGAATCGCCGGCCTCAGAGGAAGCCCCCCTAAGTGCGGAGGCCCAG GCGGAGCAGCTGGCCCGGGAACTGGCCTGGTGCGTGGAAAAGCTGGAGCTGGGGCTGAAGATGCAGAGACCCACCCCTAAGCAGA AAGAGCAAGCTCTTGGGGCAATCCGAACCCTGCGCAGCCGAAGAACCCCCCTGCCCCGGAAGAGGCAGCTGATGCACTCCTTGTTCGGGGACTACAGGGCTCAGATGGAAGCCGAGTGGTGCGTGGCCCTGCGGGCTCTCAGGACTG CTGCCCACTCAGTCCAGGTGCAGCCTGTAGGTGAGGCCGCCAGAAAGAAGAGCCAAAGGGTCTGCAGGCCTCGTCTAACAGGGAGAGCCAAGGACACCCGAGACACTCCTGATGAAGAGTTTAGGTTCAATTTCTTTTAG